GATCAGTCCGGACGATGAGCGCGAGGCGGCCATCGCCCTCGCCGAGAAGAAGGCTCGGTCGACACGAGGGCTCGATGATGCGGTCCGTCGTCGCCGCATCTACGGCGCCCTTGCCCGCCGCGGCTTCAACCCGGACCAGATCATGCACGCGCTCCGCTCCGTATTGGATGACACGGACGATTCAAGCTATTAGGCTTGGAATTACTTAATCAAGTTCTATGGCTTGAATAGGAGTGGTCATGTTCGTCCTCACCCTTGATCAGATCGGCTCCCGACGCGATATCGACCGGGTTCCGGACCTCCTCGCGCGCTATGACAGCGCCGACATGGTCCGCTCCTTCGAGCGCACCGTTGGCGACGAGGTCCAGGGTGTGACCGACGATGCCGCCACAGTCCGAACAATCGCCCTCGAAACTCTGCGCGACGGGCATTGGCACATCGGGATCGGCTCCGGTCTCGCCAAGCTGGGCGGGAGTGCCCGCGAGGGCAGTGGACCCGCCTTCGAGAATGCACGGACCGCGGTCGAAGGGGCTAAGAGCACCACCCGCTTCACGCCGTCGATCGCCGTCGTCGGAACGAACGAGGGGACAGCGGCGGAGGCCGAGGCGCTGCTGAGACTCCTCGGCAATCTCATCGAGTCACGGACGGAGGCCCAGTGGGAGGCGATCGATGCTCACCGGGCCGGCGAGACGGGACAGCAGATCGCCGAGCGGCTCGACATCAGCTCTGAGGCCGTGTCCCAGCGTCGAGGGTACGGTGCCCAAACGCTCGAAGAGGCCTGCTGGCCGCTCCTCGATCGCCTGCTCGCAGAATCGGAGGACTGATGGACATCCTCATCGCGGTCCTCGCGCTCCTCATCTCCGCCGTCGTTGGCTGGCTCGTCGTCGAGGGTGTGCTCGCCATCGCCCGCGTGGTTCCCGATGTGCGAGAGGGGAAGCTCATCCTCGAGCCTGAGCCGCCCAAGCGTCGTGTGCTGCGCGGCGGGACCGTCATCGGGATCCTCGAGCGCCTCTCGGTCACCGGCCTCATCATCGTCGGTCAACCCGGCCTCATTGCCGCCGTCGTCGCCATCAAGTCGCTCGGCCGCTGGTCTGAGCTCAAGGAGGACCCGGCCGTCAGCGAGCGCTTCATCATCGGCTCGCTCGCGAGCTGCATGTGGGCCGGGGCCTGCGGCTTCATCGCCCTCCAGCTCATAGTGGCGTGACCGCCCGCGGTAGGCTCCAGCGGGTCCGAACTGCCTGCCGACGCACCCGGGTCCGCCCGAGATCAGCGTTCATGAAGGGTTTGTCGGCCCGGAATCTCGGGGACCCGGTCATGTTCGGACGATTCTCCCGCATTGACCGGCCTTCCCGAAGGACCGTCGCCTCACAGAGTTCCATCTCTGCAGGCTGTGAGCCCTACAATGGTGGGCGATGACTGAGACAGCCCTTCCTCGCACCTACGCCATCCGCACCCTCGGGTGCCAGATGAACGTCCACGACTCTGAACGTCTCGCCGGCCTCCTTGAGGGTGCCGGTTATCGACATGTCGACACCGTGCCAGAGGCGGCCGCGCGGGCCACGGACGCCGGTGACGCAGGCGCGGACATCATCGTCCTCAACACGTGCTCGGTCCGCGAGAATGCGGCGAGCCGTCTCTTCGGCAATCTCGGCCAGCTCGCGGCGGTCAAGCGTGACCGACCCGGCATGCAGATCGCGGTCGGCGGCTGCCTCGCGCAGCAGATGCGGGACGGGATCGTCGAGCGGGCCCCCTGGGTCGATGTCGTCCTCGGCACCCACAACCTCGACGTCCTGCCGACCCTGCTCGAGCGCGCGCGCCACAACAGCGAGGCGGCCGTCGAGATCGAGGAGTCGCTCAAGGTGTTCCCGTCGACTCTGCCGACAAAGAGGGAGTCGGCCTACGCGGCATGGGTGTCGATCTCCGTCGGCTGCAACAACACGTGCACGTTCTGCATCGTTCCCCACCTGCGCGGCAAGGAGCGGGACCGCCGTCCCGGTGAGGTCCTCGCCGAGATCGGTGCGGTTGTCGCCGATGGCGCCCTCGAGGTGACGCTCCTCGGGCAGAACGTCAATTCGTACGGCGTGGGCTTCGGTCAGAAGGGCGCCTTCGCCGATCTCCTGCGCGCCTGTGGCGGCATCGAGGGACTCGAGAGGGTCCGGTTCACGTCGCCGCACCCGGCAGCGTTCACCGACGACGTCATCGACGCGATGGCGGAGACGCCGAACGTCATGCCCTCGCTCCACATGCCGCTCCAGTCCGGCTCCGACAGGATCCTGCGGGCGATGAGGCGCTCCTACCGCTCCGCGAAGTTTCTCGGCATCCTCGAGCGCGTGCGAGAACGGATTCCCCACGCCGCCATCACGACCGATATCATCGTCGGCTTCCCGGGGGAGACCGAGGAGGACTTCCAGGCGACACTCGACGTCGTCGAGCAGTCGCGCTTCTCCTCCGCGTTCACCTTCCTCTACTCGCCCCGGCCCGGTACACCGGCGGCCGACATGCCCGACCAGGTCCCGGCTGACGTCGCAAGCGAGAGATATAACCGGCTCGTCGCCCTGCAGAACCGGATCTCGCTCGAGGAGAACCAGGCGGTCGTCGGCAGGACCGTCGATATCCTCATCGCCGAGGGCGAAGGCCGCAAGGATGCCGATACCGCGCGTCTGACGGGGAGGGCCGAGGACAACCGTCTCGTCCACGTCGCCCTACCCGATCACCTGCGCCCGCACGTCGACTCGTTCTCGAGCGACGATCACGCTGAAGTGCTGCCGCGGCCGGGAGACATGGTGACGGCGACCGTCACCTACGGAGCTCCGCACCACCTCCTCGCCGATTCTGCACTGACCGGTGGCACCTTCTCGGTCCGGCGGACGCGTGCGGGGGATGCGTGGGAGAGGGCCCGCAGGCGCGTCGCCGAGCTCGATGCTGAGGCGGCCGCCCCGGTCACGCTCGGCATGCCGACGGTGCGACGATGATCATTGCCGTCGTCGGGCCGACCGCTGTCGGCAAGTCGGCGGCGGCCATCGATCTCGCCCACCGGCTCGGCGGGCCCGACGCCGCCGAGATCATCGGCGCAGATGCTCTGCAGCTGTATCGGGGCATGGATATCGGCACCGCGAAGGTGACTGCAGCTGAACGGCGCGGCATCGCCCACCACCAGATCGACGTGCTCGACATCAGTGAGGAGGCGTCGGTCGCCGCCTACCAGGCGCGTGCCCGACGTGACGCCGAGGTCATCGTGGCAAGGGGGCGGACCCCCATCGTCGTCGGCGGCTCGGGTCTTTACGTCTCTGCCATCCTCGATCGGATCGACTTTCCCGGCACTGTGCCCGAGGTGCGGACCCGGCTCATGGCGGACCTCGAGCGGCTCGGCGGGGCGGCGATGCATGCGCGGCTCGCGCAGATCGATCCACCGTCGGCCGCCGTCATCGACGCCCGCAACGAGCGCCGCGTCGTCCGCGCCCTCGAGGTCAACGAGGTGACCGGTCGGTCCTTCCAGCCCGTCTTCCCCAGGCATACCTCCTTCTATGATGACGTCATCATGGTCGGGCTTGAGATGTCGGGGGATGTGCTGGAGGCTCGGATCGAGGCGCGTACGCGGACGATGATCGAGGAGGGACTCCTCGACGAGGTGCGGTGCCTCCGGGAGAGGGGCTTGGACAATGCGCCGACGGCACGCATGGCGACCGGATATCGGGAGGCCCTCGCCGTCCTTGACGGCGACATGACGCTGTCCGAGGCCGCCGATGCCATCACCGCCGCCACCCGCCGGCTCGTGAAGAAGCAGCTCACCTGGTTTCGCCGGGACCCGCGGATCGCCTGGATCGACGCCGGTGACGCCGCGGCGCAGATCGAGCAGATCATCGAAGAGACGTCAGCCCAGTAGACTGGTGCCATGATCATTCCGGCACTTGAAGGCCTCACTCTGTCGAAGGGCAACGCGGGCGGCACCGATGCCATCATCGTCCCCGACCTCGACGGGCACCGCGATTTCGGACCAGACGACATCGCTCTCATCTGCGACCGGCGAAGCGGCGTAGGCGCCGACGCGCTCATGCGCATCGTCCGCATCGTCGGCGGCACGGGCGAGACAGGCTGGCGTATCGACGCCTGGGACGCCTCCGGCGACCTCATCGATGATCCGGGGCCGCTGGTGCGGCTCGCCGCCCACTATCTGCGCGTCTCGGGACTCATCCTCATGGAGGACGGCCAGACAGTCGACTTCGAGACGGCCGGAGGTCCTCGTGCGGCAACGCGATCGGGCGCGGGCTACGCCGTCGCGGCCGCTCTCGCGCTGCCCGCGAGCGATGAGGGCCTTGAGCGCGGCTTCGACGTGGCGGTCACCCTCGATGGTGTGGACGGGATGATGGCGGGGTTGACGATCAGCTCCGACCGCAGATCCGTCGTCGTCGCAGTCGAGCGGGAGGAGGACCTCACGTCAGCCACTGGCGGCGTCCAATACGATCCGAACCCGAGGGCGCCGGGCCTCGTCCTCGTCCACCCCGAGGGCGACACGGCCTTCCTCGACTTCGATGGAGTCGAACGGCCGGCGACGGTCTTCCAGCTGCGTGCGTTCGAACGCGGGGTTGAGGGGCCTGCCGGGGATCGTTGGGTCCGCGATGCGGCAATCGCGCTCGCGACGTGGGCGGGGGAGTCCGCAACGGGCATCTACCACGCCGAGTCCGGACGTTATCGCACGGAGGTCCGGTTGACCGGTGGCGAGGTCGAGATCACCGGCATGGCCGAGATCGTCGCGGAGTTTATGCTGACGGGGCTCGCCGGCGAGGGTCGCTGACCTTCAGCACCCGGAAGCCGCCAGACGAACCGATCCGGTCGACCTCGTACCCGCGCGTCCCGAGCCACGAGGACAGCGAGTCGGAGCCGAGGTTCTTCGAGACGACGATGTCGGCGTACCCATCCAGGTGCTCGAACCAGTCGAGAAGCAGCTGCTGAAGGGCCGGCTTGCCGATGCGGACAGGCGGGTTGGACCAGATGGCTGCGATGCCGCGCTCGCGGGCGAGTGCGAGCCCCTCATCGGGGTCCGCGACGATAACATTCGTCAACCCGGCGCGAGCGGCGTTGGCGGCAGTCAGTGCTCGAGCCCGTTCGTTGACGTCCACGGCGAGCACGGTCGCGTTGGGGGAGGCGGAGGCCAGTGCGAGAGTGATGGGCCCCCAGCCGCAGCCGACATCGACCAGAAGTCCCTCCTCAGGCGGATCCTCGCAGTATTTGAGCAGAACCTGGGTTCCCTTATCGATTCTGTCGTGAGAGAATACACCGCCCGCCGTCTCGACGGTGAAGACCTCGCCACGGATCGTGAACCGGTGCTCACGCCGCTTGTCTGGTCCGATCGGCTCGGGGGAGAAATAGTGGTCTGACACAGGACCAAACTACCGCACAGGGACGGCACGTGAGAGAATGGCCGTACGAAAAGGAGAGTGCCATCACCCAACGCGATATGAGTTCCCGGGAGGGGACAGCCCTGCAGGCAGACGCAGATTACCGGGCAGATTACACGGGCGACAGCCTCGATCGCGAGGAGCGCTCAGCGCTCCGGCGCGTACCGAATCTCACGACAGAGCTCGACGACATCACCGAGGTCGAATACCGACAGCTCCGCCTCGAGAATGTCATCCTCGTCGGCGTGTGGACCTCGGGAACGGTGGAGGACGCTGAGGTGTCCCTCCGTGAGCTTGCGGCCCTCGCCGAGACTGCGGGATCGGTCGTCCGGGGCGGTGTGCTTCAGAGGCGGGCCAAGCCCGACAACGCGACCTATCTTGGATCGGGCAAGGCCAAGGAGCTCGCTCAGCTCGTCGCCGAGACTGGGGCCGATACCGTCATCGTCGACACCGAGCTGTCCCCGAATCAGCGGCGCAACCTCGAGGACGTGGCGAAGGTCAAGGTCATCGACCGCACCACCCTCATCCTCGACATCTTCGCGCAGCACGCGAAGTCGCGCGAGGGTAAAGCACAGGTCGAGCTCGCCCAGCTCGAGTACCTTCTTCCTCGCCTGCGCGGCTGGGGCGAGTCGATGTCCCGCCAGGCCGGTGGCCGCGTCGGTTCCGGAGACGGCATCGGGGCCCGTGGTCCCGGCGAGACGCAGATCGAGCTCGACCGCCGTCGGATCCACCAGAGGATGGCGAAGCTCAAGCGCGACATCGCGGCCATGGAACCCGCGCGCCGCACCCAGCGCTCCAACCGGCGCCGCAACGCGCTGCCCTCCGTTGTCGTGGTGGGCTACACGAACGCCGGTAAGTCCTCGCTCATGAACCGTCTGACGGATGCGGGGGTGCTCGTCGAGAACGCGCTGTTCGCCACCCTCGATCCGACCGTGCGCCGCAGTGCGACGGAGGATGGGCGCGTGTACACGATCTCGGACACCGTCGGATTCGTCCGGTCGCTGCCAACCCAGCTCGTCGAGGCGTTCCGCTCGACCCTCGAGGAGGCCGCCGAGGCGGACCTTCTTCTCCATGTCGTCGATGCCTCGCATCCGGATCCCGTTGGCCAGGTCGATGCTGTCCACGCGGTCCTCGCCGATGTCGAGGGTGCGGAGGATGTTCACGAGCTCATCATCCTGTCGAAGTCCGATCTGGCGGACCCCGTCGACGTTGCGGCGCTTCGCTCCCGGTACCCGGGCTCGGTCGTCGTGTCCGCGAAGACGGGTGAGGGAATCGAGCTGCTCCGCTCCCGCATCGCCGAACTCCTGCCGCGACCCTCGGTCAAGGTCGACGTCACCGTCCCGTTCGACCGCGGCGATCTCATCTCACGCGCCCACACCGAGGGAGAGATCCTCTCCGAGGAGTACAGCGAAGACGGCACGGTGATCTCCGCTCTTGTCGATCCTGAGCTTGCGGCGGACCTCCGCAGTGCCGGTGATTGATGTTCTCGATGCCGTCGTCGACTCGATCGGCGGCAGCCGCCGAGAGGGGCAGGTCGAGATGGCGGAGGCCGTCTACGATGCCCTCGACGGCGGCGGGCATCTGCTCGTCCAGGCCGGCACCGGTACCGGCAAGTCCATGGGCTATCTCGTGCCCGTCGCAATGTGGTGCGCGAAGACCGGCGGCCGCGCCATCGTCTCCACGGCGACGCTCGCCCTCCAGCGGCAGATCACGCAGGAGGATGCCCCCCGCGTCGTCGACGCTGTCGCCGAGGCAACAGGCGTGCGCGTCAAGACGGCCCTGCTCAAGGGCTGGCAGAACTACGCCTGCCTGAAGAGGATCAACCAGGACGGTCAGGAGGCCCTCTTCGGCGATGGTGAGGCGACCCGCATGGGGGAGCAGGTCGTTCGGGCCCGTCAGTGGGCGCTCGAGTCCGAAACGGGCGACCGGGATGCTCTTGTCCCCGGGGTTCCTGATCTCGTGTGGCGCCAGATCTCGGTGTCGAAGCAGGAGTGTGACGGCCGGGAATGCCCCCTGTTCACCGAGTGCTTCCCTGAGAAGGCAAGGCAGGCCGCCATGGAGGCGGACATCGTCATCACCAACCACGCGATGCTGGGGGTTCAATCCTCGGGTATCGAGGTGCTGCCCCCTGCCGGAGCCATCGTCGTCGACGAGGCGCACGACCTCGTCGGCCGCGTCACCAACCAGTTGACGATCCGCATCGGCTCCTCCGACATCTCTCGCATCTCCCGGATGATGCGGGGGCTGGGCAAGCTCGATTCCGAGTTCGTCCGCCATGGCGACAGTCTTCTCGCCGCCCTGAAGGACGTCGACGGGCGCATGCGACTCATCCCGGACTCCGTGCGGGAGTCCCTGGGCGCGATGGCTCGCGCGCTCAAGGAATCGTGCGAGTCGGAGCAGTGGGCCAAAGCCTTCATGAAGGACGTCGACGATCTGCTCGCCGATGATGGGTGCGTCGTGTGGGCCTCGGAGCAGACCCTCTATGGAGCTCCTCTCGACGTGGCCGGCCCAATCGCCGACAAGATCTTCGCCGAACGAGCCACGGTGCTCACCTCGGCGACCCTCGAGGTCGGGGGCTCCTTCAAGCCGATGGCGCATCAGGTTGGCCTCGCTTTTCCCAGTCAGGGGCCATGGGAAGGAATCGACGTCGGATCGCCCTTCGACTACGGCAGACAGGGAATCCTCTACGTCGGCGCCGATCTGCCGCCGCCCGGCCGCGACGGCCAGAGTGACGAGGCCCTCGAGCGGATGGCAGAGCTCATCCGCTCCTCGGGAGGTGGAGCGCTCGGCCTGTTCTCATCCCGGCGCGGCGCCGAAGCCGCGGCCGAGTACCTGCGCAAGCACCTGGACGTTCCGATCCTCTGCCAGGGCGAGGACCAGCTGTCGACTCTCGTCGACCAGTTCAAGGCGGATGAGCACTCATGCCTCATCGGTACGCTGTCGCTGTGGCAGGGGATCGACATTCCCGGCCCCGCGTGTCGCCTCGTCCTCATCGATCGGATCCCATTCCCCCGGCCGGACGACCCCGTCTCGCAGGCGCGGACAGAGCAGATCTCCCGGCACGGCGGGAACGGTTTCATGCAGGTGTCGGCGACGCACGCCGCCATTCTCCTGGCACAGGCCGCTGGCCGGTTGCTGCGGAGTACGAGCGATCGCGGTGTCGTCGCCGTCTTCGATTCTCGTCTCCTCACGAAGGCATACGGCGCGTACCTGAGGGCGGGGATGCCGCCCATGTGGCCGACCTCCGACCTGGAGATCGCCAAGACGTCACTCGAGCGCCTGAGTCAGAGCCTCGTGACGACGGAGCAGAGCAGCAGGGCATAGCAGCTTCGCCGCGCTCCGGCGGAGTCACATGCGGTGACGATGTGCGCCTCGGGGATCAGAGGGCGCGGATCACGGTGACAACACGGCCGAGGATTGTCGACCTGTCGCCGGGAATCGGGGCATACGCGGGGTTCTGCGGAAGCAGCCAGACGTGTCCGTCCTTCCGGTCGAACGTCTTGACGGTGGCTTCGTCGTCGATGAGTGCGGCGACGATGTCGCCCTTCTCGGCGACCTGCTGGCGTCGGACGACGACCCAGTCGCCATCGAAGATGCCGACGTCGATCATGGAATCGCCGGAGACTTCGAGCATGAACATCTCACCGGTGCCCGTCATCTGACGGGGAATCGAGAAGACCTCCTCAACCATCTGGTCGGCGAGGATGGGTGAGCCGGCGGCGATGCGGCCGACGAGGGGGACCTCAACTGAGTCGGCGTGGGAGAACCCGAGTTCGATCGGGGGATTCTGCCCCGGCATTGCCTCGAGCGCGGCATCGGTCAACATGAGGGTGCGGGGCCTGCGCGGGTCGCGCTCGATGAGGCCCTTCTTCTCCAGCGCGTCGAAGTGGTACTTGACCGAGGAGGGGCTCGAGAGGCCGATGCCGGTGCACGTCTCCCTCACGGTTGGGGCGTACCCATTGTCGGCGATGAACTGTCGCAGGAACTCGAGAATCGTCAGCTGCCGTCCCGAGGGCTTCTCGCTCATGCTCACTCCTGCACCGTGGACCCGGAATCTGTCCGAACCGCTTTCTAAGTTGTGACAAGGATATGCGGAGTCGACAGAGACAATCAAACACTTGTTCTAATCGGCATGTCGTGTATAAGATGCAAACAGATGTTCGAGAACAAACGTTCGACAGAGGAGTCAGATCATGGGTGCTGTGCTCGACAGAAGGTCACACGCAGGGACGCTGAGGCCGGTTGATCTCCCGCGGCTGCGCGCCGTATCGGCTCGCGCTCCCATCGATGTCCCCGCACTGACCGTGACCCGCCCCGAGCGAGTCGAGCTTCAGGCCGTGCCGGACATCGCCCCGGAGCATGAGCGTGATCTTGGAGGAATGGAGCGGCTGGTGGGCGTGCTCAAGGTCGGCATCATCGCCTCCGCCAGCGCAGCCTTTGCGTTCGGTCTTGAGCTCTGGCTCACTTTCTAGGTCAGTGTAAAGTGAAAGGGTGCACTGTCCTTTCTGCCACAATACTGATTCCCGAGTCATCGACTCCCGTTCTCTCGATGACGGGCAGGCGATCCGGCGCCGGCGGGAATGTCCCGCGTGCAAACGCCGATTCACAACCACTGAGACGGCGTCCCTCGTCGTCGTCAAGCGTTCCGGCGCGACCGAGCCGTTCTCCCGCGAAAAGATCATAGCCGGGGTATGGAAGGCCTGTCAGGGTCGCCCAGTCTCCCGCAGTGACCTCGCGGTTCTCGCGAGCCAGGTGGAAGAGGCGGTGCGCGCATCAGGAGCCGCCCACATCAACTCGGACGACATCGGCCGAGTCATTCTCGGCCCGCTCCGCGACCTCGACCAGATCGCTTACCTGCGATTCGCGTCCGTCTATTCGAACTTCGAAACGCTCGACGACTTCCAGCACGCCATTGAAGAGCTTCGCGCAGGTGGATCCAAGGAGTCTGAGGACTGACCTTGCCTCTCCTGCAGACGGAGTTCCACGACTAGATGAGTGCCGCCGCCCTGTTGGGCGGCGGCACTCTTGGCTTCACGGGTGGCCGATCACATCGGCCACCCGGCTTTCATCAATTCTGCGGGGGTGTCGGTCCCTGCTCGTCGTCGTTCGCGGGCTCCGGAGCCGATTGCTGGTTCCTGCCCTCCTGCGGGCGGGTGCGCTCCTCGATCCGCTCGCGCAGTTCGGTGGCGCGTCCCTTGAGATCATC
This is a stretch of genomic DNA from Flaviflexus salsibiostraticola. It encodes these proteins:
- a CDS encoding class I SAM-dependent methyltransferase translates to MSDHYFSPEPIGPDKRREHRFTIRGEVFTVETAGGVFSHDRIDKGTQVLLKYCEDPPEEGLLVDVGCGWGPITLALASASPNATVLAVDVNERARALTAANAARAGLTNVIVADPDEGLALARERGIAAIWSNPPVRIGKPALQQLLLDWFEHLDGYADIVVSKNLGSDSLSSWLGTRGYEVDRIGSSGGFRVLKVSDPRRRAPSA
- the lexA gene encoding transcriptional repressor LexA yields the protein MSEKPSGRQLTILEFLRQFIADNGYAPTVRETCTGIGLSSPSSVKYHFDALEKKGLIERDPRRPRTLMLTDAALEAMPGQNPPIELGFSHADSVEVPLVGRIAAGSPILADQMVEEVFSIPRQMTGTGEMFMLEVSGDSMIDVGIFDGDWVVVRRQQVAEKGDIVAALIDDEATVKTFDRKDGHVWLLPQNPAYAPIPGDRSTILGRVVTVIRAL
- the hflX gene encoding GTPase HflX — its product is MSSREGTALQADADYRADYTGDSLDREERSALRRVPNLTTELDDITEVEYRQLRLENVILVGVWTSGTVEDAEVSLRELAALAETAGSVVRGGVLQRRAKPDNATYLGSGKAKELAQLVAETGADTVIVDTELSPNQRRNLEDVAKVKVIDRTTLILDIFAQHAKSREGKAQVELAQLEYLLPRLRGWGESMSRQAGGRVGSGDGIGARGPGETQIELDRRRIHQRMAKLKRDIAAMEPARRTQRSNRRRNALPSVVVVGYTNAGKSSLMNRLTDAGVLVENALFATLDPTVRRSATEDGRVYTISDTVGFVRSLPTQLVEAFRSTLEEAAEADLLLHVVDASHPDPVGQVDAVHAVLADVEGAEDVHELIILSKSDLADPVDVAALRSRYPGSVVVSAKTGEGIELLRSRIAELLPRPSVKVDVTVPFDRGDLISRAHTEGEILSEEYSEDGTVISALVDPELAADLRSAGD
- the miaB gene encoding tRNA (N6-isopentenyl adenosine(37)-C2)-methylthiotransferase MiaB, whose translation is MTETALPRTYAIRTLGCQMNVHDSERLAGLLEGAGYRHVDTVPEAAARATDAGDAGADIIVLNTCSVRENAASRLFGNLGQLAAVKRDRPGMQIAVGGCLAQQMRDGIVERAPWVDVVLGTHNLDVLPTLLERARHNSEAAVEIEESLKVFPSTLPTKRESAYAAWVSISVGCNNTCTFCIVPHLRGKERDRRPGEVLAEIGAVVADGALEVTLLGQNVNSYGVGFGQKGAFADLLRACGGIEGLERVRFTSPHPAAFTDDVIDAMAETPNVMPSLHMPLQSGSDRILRAMRRSYRSAKFLGILERVRERIPHAAITTDIIVGFPGETEEDFQATLDVVEQSRFSSAFTFLYSPRPGTPAADMPDQVPADVASERYNRLVALQNRISLEENQAVVGRTVDILIAEGEGRKDADTARLTGRAEDNRLVHVALPDHLRPHVDSFSSDDHAEVLPRPGDMVTATVTYGAPHHLLADSALTGGTFSVRRTRAGDAWERARRRVAELDAEAAAPVTLGMPTVRR
- a CDS encoding ATP-dependent DNA helicase; amino-acid sequence: MPVIDVLDAVVDSIGGSRREGQVEMAEAVYDALDGGGHLLVQAGTGTGKSMGYLVPVAMWCAKTGGRAIVSTATLALQRQITQEDAPRVVDAVAEATGVRVKTALLKGWQNYACLKRINQDGQEALFGDGEATRMGEQVVRARQWALESETGDRDALVPGVPDLVWRQISVSKQECDGRECPLFTECFPEKARQAAMEADIVITNHAMLGVQSSGIEVLPPAGAIVVDEAHDLVGRVTNQLTIRIGSSDISRISRMMRGLGKLDSEFVRHGDSLLAALKDVDGRMRLIPDSVRESLGAMARALKESCESEQWAKAFMKDVDDLLADDGCVVWASEQTLYGAPLDVAGPIADKIFAERATVLTSATLEVGGSFKPMAHQVGLAFPSQGPWEGIDVGSPFDYGRQGILYVGADLPPPGRDGQSDEALERMAELIRSSGGGALGLFSSRRGAEAAAEYLRKHLDVPILCQGEDQLSTLVDQFKADEHSCLIGTLSLWQGIDIPGPACRLVLIDRIPFPRPDDPVSQARTEQISRHGGNGFMQVSATHAAILLAQAAGRLLRSTSDRGVVAVFDSRLLTKAYGAYLRAGMPPMWPTSDLEIAKTSLERLSQSLVTTEQSSRA
- the nrdR gene encoding transcriptional regulator NrdR; this encodes MHCPFCHNTDSRVIDSRSLDDGQAIRRRRECPACKRRFTTTETASLVVVKRSGATEPFSREKIIAGVWKACQGRPVSRSDLAVLASQVEEAVRASGAAHINSDDIGRVILGPLRDLDQIAYLRFASVYSNFETLDDFQHAIEELRAGGSKESED
- the miaA gene encoding tRNA (adenosine(37)-N6)-dimethylallyltransferase MiaA, which produces MIIAVVGPTAVGKSAAAIDLAHRLGGPDAAEIIGADALQLYRGMDIGTAKVTAAERRGIAHHQIDVLDISEEASVAAYQARARRDAEVIVARGRTPIVVGGSGLYVSAILDRIDFPGTVPEVRTRLMADLERLGGAAMHARLAQIDPPSAAVIDARNERRVVRALEVNEVTGRSFQPVFPRHTSFYDDVIMVGLEMSGDVLEARIEARTRTMIEEGLLDEVRCLRERGLDNAPTARMATGYREALAVLDGDMTLSEAADAITAATRRLVKKQLTWFRRDPRIAWIDAGDAAAQIEQIIEETSAQ